A genomic window from Helicobacter pylori includes:
- the lpxF gene encoding lipid A 4'-phosphatase — protein MKKLKGLFLSLLLWVYPLESEPINEGAYILEEIGDVLRFLPIFVGTVSLAMRDYRGLGELAVGTLVTQGVIYGLKGAFNTAHKDGARVEFAKRPCCNSWRGMPSGHAGGVFSAAGFVYYRYGWKPALPVIALAILTDASRVVAGKHTILQVTIGSLIAWGFAYLFTSRYKPKQWMLYPEISSDFKGSSRYGVSFSYQW, from the coding sequence ATGAAAAAACTCAAAGGTCTTTTTTTGAGCTTGCTCTTATGGGTGTATCCTTTAGAGAGTGAGCCAATTAATGAGGGGGCATACATTTTAGAAGAAATTGGCGATGTGCTTAGGTTTTTGCCTATTTTTGTTGGCACGGTTAGTTTGGCGATGCGCGATTATAGGGGGCTAGGGGAATTAGCGGTAGGCACTTTAGTAACTCAAGGAGTGATTTATGGCCTTAAAGGAGCGTTTAATACAGCCCATAAAGATGGGGCTAGAGTGGAATTTGCTAAACGCCCATGTTGTAATTCTTGGAGAGGCATGCCAAGCGGGCATGCTGGGGGGGTGTTTAGCGCGGCTGGGTTTGTGTATTACCGCTATGGGTGGAAGCCGGCTCTTCCTGTGATCGCTCTTGCAATCCTTACTGACGCTAGTAGAGTGGTAGCAGGCAAGCACACGATCTTACAGGTTACGATTGGCAGCCTTATTGCATGGGGGTTTGCTTATTTATTCACTTCACGCTACAAACCCAAACAATGGATGCTCTATCCTGAAATTTCTAGCGACTTTAAAGGCAGTAGCCGCTATGGGGTGAGCTTTTCTTATCAATGGTAA
- a CDS encoding undecaprenylphosphate N-acetylglucosaminyl transferase WecA, which translates to MLWVLYFLTSLFICSLIVLWSKKSTLFVDNANKIQGFHHARTPRAGGLGIFLSFMLACFFEPLEAPFKGFFVFLGLLLVFLSGFLEDINLSLSPKIRLILQAIGVVCIISSTPLVVSDFSPLFSLAYPIAFLFAVFMLVGISNAINIIDGFNGLASGICAIALLVIHYIEPNSLSCLLAYMVLGFMVLNFPLGKIFLGDGGAYFLGLVCGISLLHLSLEQKISAFFGLNLMLYPVIEVLFSILRRKIKRQKATMPDNLHLHTLLFKFLQQRSFNYPNPLCAFILILCNLPFILSSVLFRLDPYALIIIGLVFIACYLTGYVYLNRQVYALEKRAFE; encoded by the coding sequence GTGTTGTGGGTGCTATATTTTTTAACCAGTCTCTTCATTTGCTCTTTGATTGTTTTGTGGTCTAAAAAATCCACGCTCTTTGTGGATAACGCCAACAAGATCCAAGGCTTCCATCACGCAAGAACCCCACGAGCCGGAGGGCTTGGGATCTTTCTTTCTTTTATGTTGGCTTGTTTTTTTGAGCCTTTAGAAGCGCCTTTTAAGGGGTTTTTTGTTTTTTTAGGGCTATTATTAGTGTTTTTGAGCGGCTTTTTAGAAGACATTAACCTTTCATTAAGCCCCAAAATACGCCTTATTTTGCAAGCCATAGGGGTTGTTTGCATCATTTCATCAACGCCTTTAGTGGTGAGCGACTTTTCGCCCCTTTTTAGCTTAGCTTACCCTATAGCTTTTTTATTCGCTGTTTTCATGTTAGTGGGTATCAGTAACGCTATCAATATTATTGACGGGTTTAACGGGCTTGCCTCCGGGATTTGTGCGATCGCGCTTTTAGTCATTCATTATATTGAGCCTAATAGTTTGTCTTGTTTGCTAGCTTACATGGTGCTTGGGTTTATGGTGTTGAATTTCCCTTTAGGAAAGATTTTTTTAGGCGATGGAGGGGCGTATTTTTTGGGTTTGGTGTGCGGGATTTCCCTTTTGCATTTGAGTTTAGAGCAAAAAATCAGCGCCTTTTTTGGGTTGAATTTAATGCTTTACCCGGTCATAGAGGTGCTTTTCAGTATCCTTAGGCGCAAAATAAAACGCCAAAAGGCCACCATGCCGGACAATTTGCATTTGCACACCCTTTTATTCAAATTCTTGCAACAACGCTCTTTCAATTACCCTAATCCCTTATGCGCATTTATCCTTATTCTATGCAACCTGCCTTTTATTCTTTCAAGCGTCTTGTTCCGCTTGGATCCTTATGCACTCATTATTATTGGCCTAGTCTTTATCGCATGCTATTTAACGGGTTATGTTTATTTGAACAGACAGGTTTATGCCTTAGAAAAGCGAGCGTTTGAATGA
- the pdxJ gene encoding pyridoxine 5'-phosphate synthase translates to MRFGLNIDHIVTLREVRKTYEPEILEALFIAKNTHKVDLITIHLREDKRHIQNEDVLRLLEISPLPINIECSINAHITDFLCSLKNKPSKVTIVPENRDEVTTEGGLDCSLKGLGETIKAYHNKGIEVSLFIDPLKDALHFAREHQVKQVEFHTGVYANLHNALYSNANNQIHAISALKEKSPKELKEELHNAFLQLRKMSKEAFFMGIVACAGHGLNYSNVKELLKIPSLRELNIGHSVISKAVLVGLEKAILEMAQLIKR, encoded by the coding sequence ATGCGTTTTGGATTGAATATTGATCACATTGTTACTTTAAGAGAAGTGAGGAAGACTTACGAGCCTGAGATTTTAGAGGCTCTGTTTATCGCTAAAAACACCCATAAAGTGGATTTAATCACCATCCATTTAAGAGAAGACAAACGGCACATTCAAAATGAAGATGTTTTGAGATTGCTTGAGATTAGCCCTCTGCCCATTAATATTGAATGCTCAATTAATGCGCATATCACTGATTTTTTATGCTCTTTAAAGAATAAGCCAAGTAAGGTTACTATTGTGCCTGAAAACAGAGATGAGGTTACGACAGAGGGGGGGTTGGATTGTTCTCTAAAGGGGTTAGGGGAAACCATTAAGGCGTATCACAATAAAGGCATTGAAGTGTCTTTGTTTATTGACCCTTTAAAAGACGCTTTGCATTTTGCAAGAGAGCATCAAGTCAAACAAGTGGAGTTCCACACCGGCGTGTATGCGAATTTGCACAACGCTTTGTATTCTAACGCTAACAATCAAATCCATGCCATTAGCGCGCTCAAAGAAAAAAGCCCTAAAGAGTTGAAAGAAGAATTGCACAACGCTTTTTTGCAATTAAGGAAGATGAGTAAAGAAGCGTTTTTTATGGGTATTGTGGCATGCGCTGGGCATGGGTTAAATTACTCTAATGTGAAAGAATTGTTGAAAATTCCTTCTTTAAGGGAGCTTAATATCGGCCATAGCGTGATTTCAAAAGCGGTTTTAGTGGGCTTAGAAAAAGCGATTTTAGAAATGGCGCAACTCATTAAACGCTAA
- the pdxA gene encoding 4-hydroxythreonine-4-phosphate dehydrogenase: MAKKKIAISCGDIQGIGLELILKSHKEVSTLCEPLYLIHSELLERANQLLANAYEVKPLNAIAINSPLPLLNSNTIGKVSAQSGAYSFESFRKACELADSKEVDGICTMPINKLAWQQAQIPFVGHTDFLKQHYKEHQIIMMLGCPKLFVGLFSDHVPLRAVSQLIQVEALVTFLLAFQKSTQAKIIQVCGFNPHAGEEGLFGEEDEKILKAIQESNQTLGFECFLGPLPADSAFAPNKRQITPFYVSMSHDVGLAPLKALYFDESINVSLNAPIIRTSTDHGTAFDIAYQNKANHKSYLNAIKYLA, from the coding sequence ATGGCTAAAAAGAAAATTGCAATCAGTTGCGGGGATATTCAAGGCATAGGCTTAGAATTGATTTTAAAAAGCCATAAGGAAGTGAGCACGCTTTGTGAGCCGTTGTATCTCATTCATAGCGAACTTTTAGAGCGAGCCAATCAATTGCTTGCTAACGCTTATGAAGTAAAGCCGCTCAATGCTATCGCTATCAATTCCCCCTTACCCTTACTCAACTCTAACACGATAGGCAAAGTCAGTGCTCAAAGTGGGGCGTATAGTTTTGAGAGTTTTAGAAAAGCTTGCGAGTTAGCGGATAGTAAAGAAGTGGATGGCATTTGCACCATGCCCATTAATAAACTCGCATGGCAACAAGCTCAAATCCCTTTTGTGGGGCATACCGATTTTTTAAAGCAGCACTACAAAGAGCATCAAATCATCATGATGCTTGGGTGCCCTAAACTCTTTGTGGGGCTATTTAGCGACCATGTGCCTTTAAGGGCGGTTTCTCAACTCATTCAAGTGGAAGCGTTAGTCACATTTTTATTGGCGTTTCAAAAAAGCACTCAAGCCAAAATCATTCAAGTGTGCGGTTTTAACCCTCATGCGGGCGAAGAGGGCTTGTTTGGGGAAGAAGATGAAAAGATTTTAAAAGCCATTCAAGAGAGCAACCAAACGCTAGGCTTTGAATGTTTTTTAGGGCCACTGCCGGCTGATAGCGCTTTTGCCCCTAATAAGCGCCAAATAACGCCCTTTTATGTGAGCATGAGCCATGATGTGGGGTTAGCCCCTTTAAAGGCGCTCTATTTTGATGAAAGCATCAATGTGAGTTTGAACGCCCCCATTATCCGCACTTCCACTGACCATGGCACTGCATTTGATATTGCTTATCAAAACAAGGCGAACCATAAAAGCTATTTGAATGCGATTAAATATTTGGCTTGA